The genomic interval CCGGGCCGGCGTGTGCGGGGCCAGCGACGAGAGCACGGTCAGCCGCGCCCCCGGCACCTCCCACGTCCAGAACCCCCGCGGCAGGCGGGCGAAGTGGCTGCGGCGGACCTCCGCCCACGAACTCCCCGACACCGCCTTGATGAGTTCCCCGATGCGGTCCCGGGCGACGTCGTCGAGGACGCGGAACAAGTCCGGGGCGTTGTCGGCGTACAGGTAGGCCTGCCGCCAGTCGCGGAGTTGACCGCTGACGCTGACGATCCACTTCGCCAGGTTGAACGCGGCGGCGTCGATCTTGTCCGACGGCGGGGCCGTCATTTCGACCAGGCGGGCGATCATGGACCGGATTTTCGCCCGCGGCACCTCGTAGCCGAACTCGACGTCGTCCGGGCGGGACAGCGCCCGCGGGCGGAGGACGACCCCGAGCCACTCGACCCCGCCCGCGGCCGGCACGGGGTCCGGTTCGCGGCGGAACCGCTGCTGCCGCAGGTGGAGGGCGGCCCGGAGCGCCGCCACCGTCCTTGAGGCGGCCGCGGCGTCGCGGGCCAGAACGAGCAGATCGTCGGCGTACCGCAGGACGGCCGCGCCCCCCTGCGTGTCGCACGACATCTGGGCGGCGGCCACGTCGAGCGCGTGGAGGGTAAGATTGCACAACAGCGGCGACAGGGCACTCCCCTGGACGACGCCGCACCGCCGCTGCCACCACAGCCGGCCGACGGTCTCGCCGGACGCGTCGAAGACGCGGCGGAGCAAGTCGAGGAGGTCCGGGTCGGCGACGTGGTCCGCGAGCGACCGCCGCACCCATTCGTGATCGATCGTCGGGAAGCAGTCGGCGACGTCGAGCGGGACGGCCCAGAGGAGTCGCGGCTGCCCGTCCCGCCCGGACAATCCGCGGACGGCGGCGTCCAGAGTCCCGGCCACGGACCGCCCCGGGCGGAACCCGAAGCTGCCCGGCAGGAACACCGGCTCCAGGACCGGCTCGACGACCTGCTTGACCGCCGTTTGGACGACCCGATCGCGGACGTTCAGGATACCGATCCGGCGCGTCCGCCCCGGGTCGCCGGCCTTGGGCACGTCGACCCAGCGGGCGGCCGCGGGGTGATACGCGCGGTGAAAGAGGGCGTCGGCCAGGTCCGCCAGCCACGGGCCGACGCGGTGTTTGAGTTGCCCGCAGGTCAGGCCGTCCGGCCCGGGCGTGTCGGCGCCGTCCGCGGCGGACACGCGGTCCCAGGCGGCGGCCAGGTTGCGCCGGTCGAGAACCCACGGCATAAGTCCGGCGAGCGGCCGCGGTTGCCCGCGGGTCGCCTGAAAGACCATCCGCTGGACGTCGGCGAGCGCCGGTGCGGTCCGGCCGGGGGTATCCGTTCGAGTGGGCAGGAGAGCCAGTTTGGTGGTCATGACGATCCTGGTGGAGTTGGTGGAGGGACGGACCGGGGGACGAAGCGCGTCGCCCCGGCAACGACAACAGCGGGGGCGTTCACCGGGCGGACCGCCCCCAGCGCGAACCGCTCGGGCGAAACCCCGGGCGGGACGGGCCACGCCTGGACGACGTCTTCCTCGGCGCTGACGAGTTTCCTGAGCTCGGTCATGAGCCCGGCCAGGGCCGCGTCGTCGCCGCGGAACACGAACACGGAGTACTGAACCCGAACCGCCCGGCGTTCGAGTTCCCGGGCCACCCGGCGGAGCCGCCGCGGGTGGGCGATGTCGTAAGCGATTAAGAACGTGGGCACGAGTGACCTCGGGTCGGTTTCCCGGCCACGACACCGAAGAGCAGAACCCAGACCGCAATGATGGCGAGCAACATGTCTCCCTCGAATGTGCGCTCGGGAGGCTCATTTCCGTCACAATCCCTACGCGATCCGCCCCTGCGCAGTGACAAAATTCGTAATCCATTTTTCCGTCAAAATTTTGTCACGGGCGGCCTGCCCGCCGCGTAGATCAAGTGGGGCTCATTCCGCCGGGGCGAAGTCGATGACACTGTTCGTTCGCGAAACGCGCCAGACTCTGCGGGTCGCCCGCGGCGGACGGGCTCTGGCGTGGATCGGGCCGGCCCTCCGCGGGCTGGCCGGCGGCCGCCTCCGGGCGCACGTCTGCCGCCTGCCCGTCGCCGAGCAGATGACCCGCTGGCGAACCTGCGCGGGGTGCCCGGCGATGAGCGGGTGCGCGTACGGCGAGACGTACGAGCCCGACCCGCCGGCCGGCGTGGTCCTGGCCCCCGGCTGGGAGAACACCACCCGCCCGATCGTGATCGCGCCCCAATTCCCAGTTCCGGAGTGGCTGACTCCCGGGGTCGCGTTCGACGTCTCGATCATCGCGATCGGCCGCACGGCGGCGGCCCACGTTGACGACGTGTGGGAGGCCCTCCGTATCGGCGGGGCCGACTTGGCCATCGGCCTGGGCGACGACCGCATCCTTTTCGACCTGGAGCCAGGGGGCGGGAACGCCGACCGCGAACTGACCCTGCCTCCGGGGCCGGGCGACGAACCGCCCGTGCCCCTGGTCCGCGTTGACCTCACCTCCCCGTTATTCCTGAACGAGACGGGAGCCGACGACCACCGGCGGCCCGTGCTACGGCCGACGCTCGCGCAACTGCTGCGGGCCACCCTCCGCACGCTCGGCCCGCTTCACCGTCTGTACGCCGACCCGCTGCCGGACGCGGTTTTCGGGGCCGTCAAAGCGGCGGCCGCCGAGGTTCCCACGATCCGGGCCGAGTTCCACGAGTTCCGTCAGGGGCGGTTCTCGAACCGGACGAAAGACCGGTATGAGATGGTCGGGGCGGTCGGGTGGGCCGAATACGGTCCGGTCCCGGCGTGGCTGGTGCCGTGGCTGGAGGCGGGCGGCCGGGTGTTCGTGGGCACGCACCGGATCGCGGGGGCCGGCGGGTGGACGGTCCGACCAAACGCGCAGCGGGAGGGCGAGCGATGACGTCCGTATTTCTGAGCTACAGCCGGGACAACAAGCCGATCGCCGACCGGCTGTACCACGACTTGAAGCGCGCAGGCTTGTCACCGTGGCAAGACACGGACCTGGCGACCGAGATCCAATGGGGGCAGGATATCCGCGGCCGAATCGAGGCGGCGGACGCCTTCATCCTCCTCGCGTCCCCGGAGGCGGCCGACCCGGCGCGGTACGTGGTACGGGAGTTGGCCGAAGCGGAGCGCCTGAACAAGCGCATCCTCCGCGTCTGGGTCGCCGGCGAGGCCGGGCAGTTGCCCGCGGCGTGGACCGAGCGGCACATGATCGACGCCCGCGGGCGGTACTGGCAGGCGCTGCCGAAACTCCTGGCGGACCTGGGCGGGCAGGCCGTGTCGAGCCCCCGCGACCTGATCGCCGACGTCCCTTCGCTGTCGGCGATGGCCGATCAGTTGCACGGAGCCGTCCCCTTCCGCGCCGCGGGCCACTCGCTAGTGAGGGTACCCGTTGTCCCGAGCGGGTACGGCATGGGATGGCTGGTCGGGCCGGCCGACGACCCGCTGCCGGACATGACCCGCGGGTTACTACCGCCGATCGCCGTCCTCTTCAAGTTCACCGGCCCCGAACACGACGACTCGCTCGCCGAAGTCGTGCAGTATCTGGTGTCGGTCGGCCGGACCCCGTGGGTGGTCTACGTCGAGGGGCCGAAACAGATGGGCGAAAACCGCGTCCCGAAATACGAGCTGCCGAACGACGGCGGGCACGTCTGGGCCGACCAAGTCGAACTATCGGAGCGAGCCGTCCGCGAGTGGGTGAAGGGCCGGCACCAGGGGATGAGCGTTTTCTTTCACGGGCCGAATCCACTCGCGTTCGCGGTCGGCAGCCGCCTGCGAGAAATGCTGCCATACGAGCTGTTGCACTACCCGAGAGGTCAATCTCGCTACACGACTGTCTTCGGCGCCGCGAACGTGAAGTGAGAAGCTCTGACTTTTGTGACCGAGGTTTTACAGTTAAAACTTCAACACCGTCTACCACCCCGTGCCTCGCCATCGACCTCTGGCGGGACCTGGCGGCCGCACGGCTCGACCAGGAGGTACGCCTCGTGGACAGCGCGGGCGTTTGGCGGGCCTCCCCGGCTCCTGGTCGGCCATCCCGGCGGCCGCACGTTTCGCTTTGATCCGAGAACGCGACATCAGTCCGATTGTTCCTCGATTGGTACGGGTTCGAGACTCGGATTGCCGGCCTTCCGACAGGCCCGCGTCACCGCGGTCGCGTACGAATGAGGGTCGTACCGTTCGGCGGGCAGACGTTCGGGACATTTGGTTCGTCGGCTAATCTGGCACGGCGTGACCTTCGACTTCCGCTTCGACCGCATTTCGGCGAACCGTTCCTCGCGGTCTCGAAGGGGATTGAACATGTAGCCCTCGGGGTCGACGACACACCCACCGATCACGACGACGGGCCGGGTCATGTCTCGGAGCAAGGCCTCATCGACCGGTCGCCATGCCCGTCCAAACCGGTCCGCGGCCACTGCCCGGTCCGCCGGGTCGGCCAGGTCAACCGGGCGGATTCCCTCCGGTGCTGGCATGCGGCCGGCCAGGAATGCGAACAACACGGCTTGCCCTTTCGGGCCGATCGCAACGGACCGGCGCTTCCCGCGGTGCGCGGTCTTGTGGTGAGCCGGGCGGTACACCCAGACGGGATTCGAGCGGTCGAGTTCGGACAGTGTTAATCGGCACACTTCTCCCGGCCGCATGCCCGTCCACCGTTGAAGTTCGGCCATCGCCCGGACGAGTCGCGGGAGGTGTGGAAGGGTGGCCGTGTACTGATCGAGCGGGACAGGTTCGATCTTGGCCGATTCGGGGGCCGACGTGCGCCCGACTTGGAGCCCACCGAGCGTCCGCAAGGCTTGATAAACGGAAACGGGGACGAGTTCTTCCGCCGTGGCCCATTTGAACGCCCGCTTGACGCGGTCGATGCGACGATTGATGAGGATCCGACACCACCTGTTGCGAATCATCTGGTCGCGGACCGCGGCCAGTCTCCGTGGCCCGAATTCTGCCGCGTAGGTATCCCCGAACAGGGTACGGACGGGGCGGATGGACAACCGGATTTCGTTTTGCTCGGTCGTGGGTGAGCCGTCCAGGTGGCGGTAGTGGTTCTCGGCGTGTCGCCAGAATTGAAGAAGCAGTTCGTTGATACGCAGGTCACGTTTCGGTGTGGTCGAAGCGGCCTGGGTTGGATGCGAGACTTGGTAATCCGCTACGAGTCGGGCATACTCGGCTCGACTCGCGGCCGATCCATACGCCCAAAGGTCGACCGTGGTGCGTCCGCCGCCCTCATTCGGAATCCGGACGTAGGCCCTTCCGGTGGCTTGTGGTGGCAGTAATTGGGGACGGGGTTGTTCGGTCGCGGCATGAAGACATCCGTGAAATGGCGTAGAACTACGCCACAACCCGATGTTTCCGGCCGCACTCTCGAACGCCGAGATGTAAGCTTAACTGCTTCGGTTGACAAGACTTGAGGAAAACTCCCCCGGTAGGATTCGAACCTACGACCCGCCGGTTAACAGCCGGCCGACTGCTAAGCATAACCAATTAGCCTGTGACGGTTTGCGTGGCGTAGAAAATCCGGGTGTACCCCCGGATGTACCTGCCGTTGGTAATGATCCGGACTTTGATCTCCTTCTCCAATCCTGGTCTCACCTGCCCTCACACATCCGCGCGACCATTATCACCCTGATCCGATCAGTGTCGGCGGGATGAACAGGGAACCCGAACGGACCGAAACATGGTCTTTATGTCCACCATCGCCACCGCCCATTCGCGGCAGGCTGAGACGCATGGGACCCAACGCGGGCCAAAACATCCCCACCATGTCCACCATCGCCAGCAACCAATCGCTGTGCGTGACGGATTGTACTTTCGGAGGCGAGCCGAAACATCCCCACCATGTCCACCATCGCCACCGACCAAACGAGCCCGGATGCCCATGCGGGCGATTGACGGCGGGTGCGAGTCGCGGACGACGGAATTCGGTTCCCCGACCGGGCCAGATCATGTCCACCATGTCCACCATCGTCACCGGCGACAGGAACTGTGGAGAGTGGTGCGGGCAATTGAGAGCGGGTGACAGTCACGGGTATTCCGGCGGGATGAGCCCTGGAGATGTGAAGCATTCCCCAAGTGGGCCAGACCATGTCCACCGGAATGGGCATGGACCGGAAACCCCTCGATCCGGAGATCGACATGAATCAGTCCCTCGAAGTCCAACAGCGCCTGCTCGACAAGATCGTGGTGAAGGGGCCGGGCGGTCAGAAGTTTTTGATGGTCGCGTGCCGGCGGGCCGGGTTGACCCTCCGGGAGACGGCCGACCGGGCCGGCGTCCACGTCGCCACCGTCTGCCGGTGGCAGGCCCGCGACCCCACGTTCGCGCATGACATGCGGGAAGCGGCCGACAAGGCCCGAGTCGAAGTCTGGGAATCCCGCCCGACCGCGCGGCCGCGCGTCCCCTGGCGGAAGGACTGCCCGGTCTGTCGGGCCAAAGTGGTGGTGCGGAAAACGGCCGCGGGTGTCCCATTCTGGCGCTGTGGGCGAACGGTTTGCCGGTGGGCGAGCTGGCGGCCCCGGCACCCCCGGAACTGCCGACGGTGCGGCGGTCCGCGGTTCTGGTCGCACTCCCGCAAGAGCGTCACTTGCGACCACTGCCGTGCGAATTCTGTCACCCTAACTCCGCAGCAAAAACCGCCATAATTCCGCCAAAAACGGGGGTGGAACGGCTCGATTTGTTAAGTTTTGTTAAGTTGGCGCGGCACTTCAGCATCAAAAAGCCGGGTGTTTCTCGGGTTGTTTGTACTTCTACTGTTTCCCGGGTTGACGACACGCAACTGGTTTTCGGACAATCTCTTCCGTGCATGCCATGCCACGGAGGGGAGTCATCATGGACGACCGATTTAACGTTCGCTTACGCGAGATGATGGCCGAAACGGAACTCACCGCGGGGGTCACAACGGGGTTGTTGGAACGGCTGCGCGGGTTCGTCGTCCCATTCGCCGCGTCGTTGTCGGAGCCGGAACAGCGGACGCACACCCACGAGTATGTGAGCGGACTGTTATCTCCGTTGGAGCGGAAGACTGGGGAAGCGATCGCCTATCTCCACGAGCACGAGCGGCAGGGGATTCAGAAGTTTATGGGTCATGTCCCGTGGGACCATCGGCCCCGGATCGCGGTCTTGGCCGAGCAGGTGAGTCAGACGATCGGGGAGCCGGACGGGGTGATCGTGTTCGATCCGTCGGGGTTTGCCAAGAAGGGGACGAACTCCGTCGGGGTGGCCCGTCCGTGGTGCGGCCGGCAGGGCAAGATCGATAATTGTCAGGTCGGCGTGTATCTGGGGTACGTGTCCCGCCGGGATCCGGCCCTGGTCGACGTCCGGTTGTATCTACCGGAGGCGTGGACGCGGGATCGGACGCGGTGTCGGAAGGCCGGTGTTCCGAAGGCGGTCCGGTTCCGGACCCGTCACGAGCAGGCTCGGGAGATGCTCGCCGAGCACGGTCCGCGGTTGCCCCATCGGTGGGTCACCGGGGATGACGAGATGGGCCGCTCCGCGAGTTTCCGCCGGGAATTACGGGCCCGGGGCGAATCGTACGTCCTGGCCGTCCCGTCGAACACGCTCGTTCGGGACGACGAAGCCGATCCCCCCGTGTACACCGGTCGGGGTCGGCGACCCGGAGTGCCGTTCGGGCGGGTGGACCGGTGGGTCACCGCCTTGCCGACGTCCGCGTGGACGACGATCACGGTCCGCGATGGCGAGAAAGGACCACTGGCCGTCGACGTGGTGTGCCGTCGGGTGACCGCCCGGATGGGCCGCAAGGTGGGTGCGCCGGAGACCCTGTTCGTGACCCGCGAGCGCCTGTCGGACGGGGGGGCCAAGCACGACTACTATCTGGCGTCCGCGGCGGACGGGACGACCCCGGCGGAATTCGCTCGGGTGACCAAGGCCGCGCACGAGATCGAGGAGTGCTTCCGGCAGGCGAAAAGTCAGGCCGGGTGGGGCGACTATCAAGTGCGGAATGGGATGGGTTGGCACCACCACCAGACGTTGGCATTAATCGCGTCGTGGTTCCTGAGCGTGGAAACGCGGCGGGGGGAAAAAAGAGACCCCGGCTCTGACGGCCCCGCGATGGAAGGACATCATCGCCAGCCTGTTGGTGGAGGAGTTGGAGTACCACACCCCGCCGAAGGTTCGCTGGCGAACAACCCGTTGGCTCCAACGGATCGAACAGGCACGCTTCTATTGGCATCGTGCGCGTAAAATATTGCCCAAGTTGAGGAAAGAGTTGCAGCAACCCGGGAAACAGTAGAAGTACGCGGTGCGCGGTCTTCACAATTCGGTCCGGGTCGTCGGAACAGATTCCGTCCCAGGCGATTACATCTCGCGTCCGGCCGGCGGGTGGGGCGCAAATTGCAGATGATTTCGGTAAATCGGAGAAGCAAGCATGGGCGGCCTGGGGAGCGGAAAACGGTTCGGGCGGCGAACGAAACCGTTGGCCGACGACTGTTGGGACATCGACACGGTGTACTTCGGCCGCCGCGGGTTGCTCAAGCCGGGCACCCACCAGTCCGGCGACCTGACGCGGACCTATACCAGCCTCTTGGGTCAGGAGCGATCGTCCACGATCGAATACACGATCGACTTACGGGACCCCGACCGGGCGTATGTGGAGCTGCGGTATCGGCTGGTCCTGGCCGACACGTCGTTCACGTACCCGGTGCGGTTGGTGTCGACGGGGTGTGCGTTCGGCGGGGTTCGGTGGTGGTTCCTATGCCCACTGGTCCGGGATGGGGTGCCGTGTCGGCGACGAGTCCGGGTGTTGTACCTGCGGGGCGGGTACTACGGGTGTCGGGCGTGCCATCGGTTGAGCTACGCGAGTACCCAAAACAGCGACCGGCGGGTGTCCGCGTACCGCAGAGCCGGTGGGAATGCAGAGACGTATGCCGAGACGGCCCGGGGCGGGTCACTGGCGGAACTGTCGTTCTCGTTGAAGTTGCTGGAAGGGGAGATCCACCGACTCTGAACCGCTTGGAGCGGCAGATGAACAACTGGTAGCGGCCGGCGTGGCCGCTCTCCGCGTGCCCGGTATGGCGACGGAACGGGGTTGCTCGACAGGCCGGAAGGGGCGACCGGTGATCCGCGTGACATCCCCTATCGGGGTCAGAATGTTCGAGGCAAACGGGTGGAGACCGCACGGGGGCCACGCACGATTTTTGGCAAAATGCTAAAAGGGCGGCGGCCTCACCCCGGAGACCCCTATGCCGGTCAGAAAGTTCACGTCGCGCGGGTGGAGACCGTGGGGGCAGGCTCAGAAAAACGTGTGGGAGTTTTCAAACTATTTAGGCCTTAACCAAGCGTCGCCATTGGCAAATTGACGTTGGAGAAAAACGAAAAAGCTTGAAATCCCCCGTGTTTTCCGGTGTTTGTAGGGTTGCAGAGTCCACAACCACCGAATGCACGAAGGATTTCAAGTGAAACCTATCTTCCGCCGCTGGTTCCAAAAAGGCAAGGCCCGCATCGATCGCCGACTCGATCAAACGCGCGATCCCCTCAGCCCCGAGCCCGTGCTCAAAGCCCGCAACATCCACTATGAGGTCTCCGACAAAGCCCAGGCCATCCACTGCGGTGGTATCGGCCTCATCCACGCGCTGGGTCAACGATTCGGGCTCGCCAAGACCATCGACCAAAAACTTCATCTGCTCAAATTCCACGTCCCGTATCACGAATCCGATCACGTCCTCACTCTCGCCTACAACCCGCTCTGCGGCGGCACCTGCCTTCAAGACCTCGAACTCCTCCGCAACGACGAGACCTTCCTCAACGCCCTGGACGCGCGACGCATCCCCGACCCCACCACCGCCGGCGACTTCTGCCGCCGCTTCTTGGCGTCCGACGTCGAAGCGCTGATCGACGCGATTAACGAGGTTCGCCGGCGCGTCTGGGCCGAGCAACCCGAGTCGTTCTTCGACTGCGCGACGATCGACATGGACGGTACCCTCGTCGGGACCACCGGTCCGTGCAAGGACGGGATGGACATCGCCTACGACGGCACCTGGGGTTATCACCCGCTGGTCGTTTCGCTGGCCGAGACCGGGGAGGTCCTCAGCATCGTGAATCGTCCGGGGAATCGACCGTCGCACGAGGGCGCGGCCCGGGAAGTCAACCGCTCGCTGGTGTTGTGCCTCGAGGCCGGTTTTCGCACGGTCCTCTTGCGGGGCGACACCGATTTCTCGCAGACCCAGTATCTGGATGGCTGGAACGCCATCCACAAGACGCGGTTCCTTTTCGGCTACGATGCCGTGCCCACTCTGGTGCGGAAAGCCGAGGAACTCCCGGACCACGCGTGGCGGCGGCTGACCCGCCCCGCCCGTTACCACGTGAACACGCAACCGCGGCGGACGCCGGAAAACGTCAAGGCCCGGATCGTGACACAGCGGGAGTACGAGACGCTCCGTTTGGACTCGGAGGACATCGCCGAGTTCGAGTATCGGCCCACCGCCTGCCGCCAGAAGTACCGGATGGTGGTGATCCGCAAGAACATCACCCGCGCGAAAGGCGAGGCGGCACTGTTCGATGAGGTGCGTTACTTCTTTTACATCACGAACGAGCGGCAGTGGTCGGCAGACCAGAGCTATGCACTAATTGATCTTGGATAATTTGGTTGGGTTGGGTATGGGGTCGGCTCCTGAACCTGGAGTCGTCTCATGGCCCGGTCCTTGATCGAACGGTTGGGCGAGTTGAAGGATCCGCGGGATCCGCGGGGTCTTCGCTACCCGCTGGTCCCGGTGTTGGCTCTGTGCGTGGTCGGAATCCTCGCCGGGCACACGAGTTTGGCCGCCATCGCCCAGTTCGGTCGGCTCCGTAAGCACTGGCTCGGGCACGCCCTCGGATTTCGGAGCGGGCGGATTCCGGCGGCCACCACCTTGTCCCTGGTCCTGCGAGCCCTGGATGCCGACGACCTCGACCGGATCATCGGGGCGTGGTTGGCCGACCGTCACGCCGACGGGTGGGACCACATCGCCCTGGACGGCAAGACGCTCCGGGGGTCACGCGATGGGCAGGTTCCGGGCGTGCACCTGCTGGCCGCCTACGCCCCCCAGGCGTCGGCCGTGATCGCCCAGTTGCGGGTCGACGCAACGACGAACGAACACAAGGCGGCGTTGCGGTTGCTGGGTGTGTTGCCACCCCTGAAAGGGGCCGTGGTGACGGCCGACGCGATGTTCACCCACCGGGACGTGTGCGAACAGGTGCTGGCGAACGGCGGGGACTACATCCTGTACGCGAAGGACAATCAGACGACCCTGGAGCGGGATCTGCGGGACCTCTTCGCGGCAGCCGAACTCGGCTGCCTGCCCCCCCCTCCAGCTGCGGTTATGGGCGGAGAATACGCAGACGGTCACCACCCGCAACAAGGGGCACGGGCGGATCGAGGTGCGGACGCTGACGACCACGACGTGGTTGAACGATTACCTCGACTGGCCGCAAGTCGGCCAAGTGTTCCGACTCGAGCGGGAGCGGCGAACCGGCGGCCAGAAGACGGTCGAGGTGGTGTATGGGATCACCAGTCTGTCGCGGGACGAGGCCAACGCGGACCGGTTGTTGGACTTCAACCGGGCTCATTGGGGCATTGAGAACCCCCAGCCAGACGACTGGCGAAGCAACAACTTGTGCGAGGTCGGGGGGACCGGTTACGATCGCACTCGAGGCCCTTCTGGCGCTGGCCGCGTGGTGCGACCAGCGCCCCGGCCACGGAGGCACCCCATGTCCGACAACGACCCCGTCCTCGGTCCCCCCGTCGCTAGCCCCTCCGGCGGCGATCTGGGCGCAACTCCCGCCCGAGCGCCGGCGGCAACTCCAGCGACTCCTCGCCGACCTACTCGCCCGGCCAATTCTGACCGATGTGCCCCCACTACGGGAGGCGCGTCATGACCGCCACCCCGCGTGATCTCTCGCCTTCCCCCAAGGTCCGACCGTGGCACCTCGACCGCGGGCGATCGTCTACGTCCGGCAATCCACCCCGCAACAGGTCGCCGACCACCAGGAATCGACGGCCCGACAGTATGCCCTCACCGATCGTGCGAGCGCGCGCTCGGACCCGTGAGCGGGTGACCGTCATCGACGACGACCTGGGCAAGAGCGGCCAGTCGATCGAGGGGCGGCCGGGGTTCCAGCGCTTGTTGGCCGAGGTCGCCCTCGATCGCATCGGCCTGATCCTCGGGCTCGAGATGAGTCGACGGGCCCGGTCGTGCAAGGACGGGCACCAACTGCTGGAGTTGTGCGCCCGGTTCCGCGTTCTGCTGGCCGACGCCGACGGCGTGTTCGATCCGACCGACCATTCGGATCGCCTCCTGCTCGGGTTGCACGGGATGATGAATGAGGCCGAACTGCACGTCCTCAAACAGCGGATGCACCAGGGGAAGTTGAATAAAGCCCGCCGGGGTGAGTTGATCGTGTCCGTCCCGGTCGGTTACCTCAAGCACCCGTCCGGGCAGGTCACCCTCGATCCCGACGAGCAGGCCCAGGGCGTCGTCCGGTTGATCTTTGACGAGTTCGACCGGCAGGGCACCGTCCACGGAATCCTTCGCCACCTGATCGCCCACGGGATCCGACTCCCGGTGCGCTCGACCGCCGGCGGGAGCGGCGGACCGTTGCAATGGCGGCCACCGGGCCGGGAGACGATCCGCCAGATCCTCCGCCACCCGATCTACGCGGGGGCGTACCGGTACGGGCACCGGCCGACCGACCCGCGGAGGCAGACGGCGGGACATCCCAAGAGTGGTCGGAACTCCGGCCTGGCGGCGGATGAGTGCCTCGTGTTCCTCAGGGATCGATTCCCGGCGTACATCAGTTGGGAGCGGTTCGAGGCGAACCAACTGCGGCTCGCGGCGAACCGATCGCGGGCGGGGTCGCCCGGGGCGATTCGGAACGGGACCGCCCTCCTGGCCGGGGTGGTACGGTGCGGGCGGTGCGGCAAGCGAATGTACGTCCGGTATACCCGGACGGGGCGACCGTCGTACGTGTGCAGCACCCTGCGGTCCGACTACGGGCTGCCCCTGTGCCAATCGACTCCGGCCGCGGACATCGAGACGTGGGTGGCCGAGCAGGTGCTGTCGGCGTTGCAACCGGCCGCCCTGGATGCGAGTCTGACGGCCGCGGCCGCCGTCGAGGAGCAACGCCGGCAACTGGTCCGGCACTGGGAGCAACGGATCGAGCGGGCGCGGTACGAGGCGGATCGGGCGGGACGCCAGTACCACGCCTGTGAGCCGGAGAACCGGCTGGTGGCCCGCACCCTGGAGCAGCGGTGGGACGAGTTAGGGACTCGGAAAGTAATAATTATCCCAGCCGCAAACTTGGTCCGTCGATATCGAGGAACCATTTTCCGAGTTCGGCATCGCG from Fimbriiglobus ruber carries:
- a CDS encoding site-specific integrase; translated protein: MSIRPVRTLFGDTYAAEFGPRRLAAVRDQMIRNRWCRILINRRIDRVKRAFKWATAEELVPVSVYQALRTLGGLQVGRTSAPESAKIEPVPLDQYTATLPHLPRLVRAMAELQRWTGMRPGEVCRLTLSELDRSNPVWVYRPAHHKTAHRGKRRSVAIGPKGQAVLFAFLAGRMPAPEGIRPVDLADPADRAVAADRFGRAWRPVDEALLRDMTRPVVVIGGCVVDPEGYMFNPLRDREERFAEMRSKRKSKVTPCQISRRTKCPERLPAERYDPHSYATAVTRACRKAGNPSLEPVPIEEQSD
- a CDS encoding IS701 family transposase translates to MDDRFNVRLREMMAETELTAGVTTGLLERLRGFVVPFAASLSEPEQRTHTHEYVSGLLSPLERKTGEAIAYLHEHERQGIQKFMGHVPWDHRPRIAVLAEQVSQTIGEPDGVIVFDPSGFAKKGTNSVGVARPWCGRQGKIDNCQVGVYLGYVSRRDPALVDVRLYLPEAWTRDRTRCRKAGVPKAVRFRTRHEQAREMLAEHGPRLPHRWVTGDDEMGRSASFRRELRARGESYVLAVPSNTLVRDDEADPPVYTGRGRRPGVPFGRVDRWVTALPTSAWTTITVRDGEKGPLAVDVVCRRVTARMGRKVGAPETLFVTRERLSDGGAKHDYYLASAADGTTPAEFARVTKAAHEIEECFRQAKSQAGWGDYQVRNGMGWHHHQTLALIASWFLSVETRRGEKRDPGSDGPAMEGHHRQPVGGGVGVPHPAEGSLANNPLAPTDRTGTLLLASCA
- the cas2 gene encoding CRISPR-associated endonuclease Cas2, which translates into the protein MPTFLIAYDIAHPRRLRRVARELERRAVRVQYSVFVFRGDDAALAGLMTELRKLVSAEEDVVQAWPVPPGVSPERFALGAVRPVNAPAVVVAGATRFVPRSVPPPTPPGSS
- a CDS encoding toll/interleukin-1 receptor domain-containing protein, which encodes MTSVFLSYSRDNKPIADRLYHDLKRAGLSPWQDTDLATEIQWGQDIRGRIEAADAFILLASPEAADPARYVVRELAEAERLNKRILRVWVAGEAGQLPAAWTERHMIDARGRYWQALPKLLADLGGQAVSSPRDLIADVPSLSAMADQLHGAVPFRAAGHSLVRVPVVPSGYGMGWLVGPADDPLPDMTRGLLPPIAVLFKFTGPEHDDSLAEVVQYLVSVGRTPWVVYVEGPKQMGENRVPKYELPNDGGHVWADQVELSERAVREWVKGRHQGMSVFFHGPNPLAFAVGSRLREMLPYELLHYPRGQSRYTTVFGAANVK
- a CDS encoding ISAs1 family transposase, which codes for MARSLIERLGELKDPRDPRGLRYPLVPVLALCVVGILAGHTSLAAIAQFGRLRKHWLGHALGFRSGRIPAATTLSLVLRALDADDLDRIIGAWLADRHADGWDHIALDGKTLRGSRDGQVPGVHLLAAYAPQASAVIAQLRVDATTNEHKAALRLLGVLPPLKGAVVTADAMFTHRDVCEQVLANGGDYILYAKDNQTTLERDLRDLFAAAELGCLPPPPAAVMGGEYADGHHPQQGARADRGADADDHDVVERLPRLAASRPSVPTRAGAANRRPEDGRGGVWDHQSVAGRGQRGPVVGLQPGSLGH
- a CDS encoding helix-turn-helix domain-containing protein; this translates as MDRKPLDPEIDMNQSLEVQQRLLDKIVVKGPGGQKFLMVACRRAGLTLRETADRAGVHVATVCRWQARDPTFAHDMREAADKARVEVWESRPTARPRVPWRKDCPVCRAKVVVRKTAAGVPFWRCGRTVCRWASWRPRHPRNCRRCGGPRFWSHSRKSVTCDHCRANSVTLTPQQKPP
- a CDS encoding reverse transcriptase domain-containing protein; amino-acid sequence: MTTKLALLPTRTDTPGRTAPALADVQRMVFQATRGQPRPLAGLMPWVLDRRNLAAAWDRVSAADGADTPGPDGLTCGQLKHRVGPWLADLADALFHRAYHPAAARWVDVPKAGDPGRTRRIGILNVRDRVVQTAVKQVVEPVLEPVFLPGSFGFRPGRSVAGTLDAAVRGLSGRDGQPRLLWAVPLDVADCFPTIDHEWVRRSLADHVADPDLLDLLRRVFDASGETVGRLWWQRRCGVVQGSALSPLLCNLTLHALDVAAAQMSCDTQGGAAVLRYADDLLVLARDAAAASRTVAALRAALHLRQQRFRREPDPVPAAGGVEWLGVVLRPRALSRPDDVEFGYEVPRAKIRSMIARLVEMTAPPSDKIDAAAFNLAKWIVSVSGQLRDWRQAYLYADNAPDLFRVLDDVARDRIGELIKAVSGSSWAEVRRSHFARLPRGFWTWEVPGARLTVLSSLAPHTPARLTRRPVWWSHAPDATQPAGGGD